Part of the Paludisphaera borealis genome, GTCGGCGTCGGCGCCTGAGGCAAAGTCGGCAGCGTGCTCCGACCCTCCTGCGTCGCCATGGTCGCGGAAGCCGGCGACGACGGCGACGTCTGGGCCGCGACCGGCGTGGGCTCCAGCCAACAAACCAGCAAAGCGATGAGGGGCGTCCATGCCCTGGCCGTTCGATCCATCATGTTACAAGCTACTCCATCCATGGGTCCCGGCGTTACGACGGCGCCGACCACTCCGGACGTGCCGAGTCTAAGAATTCATCGGCATATAAGGGCCGTCCGGATTGAAAGATCTTCGCTTGACATTCCAAGGCTCTTGCCAAATCCGCAAAGCTTGACACCAGAGTCAAAGTTCGATTTCTCGACCATCGGCGCACGCGGGCTGCGCCGGCGCCGATCCATGGCGCGCGACGCCCCCAGCGCGGCGATTCGCTCGCCGGTTACGAGGGAATCGAGACGTCGGACGCCTCGCCTCATTTTGAACGGAGGCCGGGCGGGAAAAAGCCCGGCCTCCGTGACCGAGGAAGGCTTAGGGAACGCGAGCCAGCTTGTCGGGCCGGCCGGCCGTCGTGGGATGGCCGGCGTCGGGAGTCGGGCTGGTGACTTTCGTTCCGTCGGTCGCCGGCTCAACCTCCACGACGAGACCGTCGGTGAGGATCGACTGCTCGTCGAGAATCAGTTGCTCCGAACCGTCGAACGACGTCCACTGTTCGCCGGCGTGGGCTCCCGCCGCTAGGGTCTTGGGGTCCGGAACGCGGCGGTTGGTGACCTCGATCCACTCGCCGTCGCTGACGCCGGTCTGGACTTCGGTCCTGACCGCGCGGCCGTTCTCGTGCTTCCAGCAATAGGTCTTTTCACCGCTGTGCGTCAGTGCGGACAAGGGGAGGGCGCGAACGCCGGGGCGCTCGATGATCACGTTGGCGTAGGCGTACATGCCGGGCAGAAGCTGGCTGCCGGGGTTGGGCAGGTCGATTTCGGCGCGGAGCGTGCGGCTTTTGATGTTGAGCGCCCACGACGTGCGAGTGACGGAGCCCTGAAGCGGCTCATCGCGATACGCTCGAGCGAGCACGCTTGCCTTGGTCCCGATCTTGACGTAGTTGGCGTCTTGCTCGGGAATGTCGATGAAGATGCGGACCACGTCGGTCTTATCGACCACGTAGATCGGCGCGGCGTTACCGCCGGGTGCGAGGTGAGGGGAACGCTGCATGGCCGTGGGGTCGCCCGCGGCGGGGAGGACGAAGTCGCCGGTGTTGGCGTTGCGAGCCACGACCACGCCGTCGTACGGGGCGGGGAGCGTGATGTAGCCGACCCACGCCTCGATCCGCTTGGCCTCGCTGGTGGCGACGGCCAGATCAGCGCGGGCGACCTCGACGGCGACCTTGGACTTGGCAAGCGTGGCTTTGTCCGAGAGCAGTTCGGCCTCGGCCTTCATGATGTCGGCCCGAGCCGCCTCGCGTGACGCGGCGGCCGACTTCCACTGATTGGTCGATTCAAGAAGCACTTGGGGATCGACGACGCCTCGACGGACCTCGTCGTCAAGCCGCTTGACCTCCGAGTTCCAACGCTCGACCTCGGCCGTGTACTTGGCCAGGATCGCCTTGGTCTCGACGACCCGGGCCTCAGCCGCCTGGACGTCGGCCGCGGCCACGTCGACGATCTTGAGAGCCAGATCGACCTTTTGGCCGTCAAGTCCGACGGTCGCCTTCTTCGTCTCGAAATCCTCGACCAGCTCGGGCACGAACAGGGTGGCCATGACCTGGCCCTTCTTCACCTTGTCGCCGATGTCGACGTTCCACTTCTCGATATAGCCGGTGAGCTTGGGATAGATCGACGTCCGCTCGAAACTCTCGATGAAGCTCGGCTGACCGACCACCCGGACGATGTTCCGTCTCTCCGGATGGACGACCTTGACGACCGGAGGCTTTGTAACGCTCTTAACCTCGGCCTTTTTCTCCCCATGGCACCCCGACGCCACGAAGGCGACGGAGGCCAGGATTCCGATCGCCACGAGGCGGCCCGCGAAACGATCCGTAACCGAAGTCCAGAGGACGCGGGGCATCAGTGATCTCCAGGTAATGGGACGACGCCGGCGAACCGCCGCCCCGGAGGGCTTTTCAATTTCGAGCGACATCATCGATCTCCATGTAAGAAAGGTGCGGACTCCGGCGCTTGGCCGCCGTCTGGGTTGGGATCGTCATGCGATTGAGATGAGTCGGACTGGTGTGCGTCGGATTCGACGGCGGCATCAGGGTGGGCGGACCCGTTTTCGCTGTGATGCGCGACCTCTTCATCGGCCGCGATCGCGTGGCCCGTATGGTCGACCGGAGCGAAGACCAGCGGGTCGTAATGGAGACTCTCGGGATCGTCGGGATAGATCGAGGGCGAGCGGGGCACGCTTCGGCCCATGACGACCGCGAAGATCGAGGGGACGACCAGCAAGGTTGCGAACGTCGACATCACCAGGCCGCCGATGACCGCCAGGCCGAGCGGGGCCTGCATCTGGCTGCCTCGCTCAAGGGCCAACGCCATCGGCACCATGCCGACCGTCATGGCGCAGGCGGTCATCAAGATCGGCCGCAGGCGGTCGCTTGCGCCGACGACGGCCGACTCGATCGAGGACGCCCCGCTCCTCCAGTGGTCGTTCATGAACGTCACCATCATGACCGAGTTCGACACCGAGACGCCCAGGCACATGATCGAGCCCATGAACGACTCGATGTTGAGCGACGTGTGGGTCGTGTACAGGATCGTCGCGATGCCGGCGAGCACCCCCGGCACGGCGCCGATCGAGATCAACGCCATGCGAGGCGACTGGAAGTAGGCCGTCAGGAGCACGAGGATCACGAACACGGCGACCGCCAGCCCGATCCCAAGCGACTGGAACATCTCGACCATGGGCGGCAACTGGCCCATCGGGAGCACCCGCACGCCGCGGGGCGGCTCGCCGGCCGCCGCGATCGCGGCGATAACGTGGTTCGAGGCGCGGCCCATGTCCTCGCCCTCGACGTTCGCCGTCAAGGTCAGATAGCGCTGCGACATTGATCGGTCGTACTCGCCCGGCCGCGTGCCCTGGCGGACCGTCGCTACGTCGCGGACCATCAGGTTGACCAGCGGATTGACCGACTCGATCGGCAAGTTCTCAAGCTCCTCGGCCTTCGTCATCCGCGCGGGGGGGATCAGCACCTCGACCAGGTAGTCGAACCCCGTCTTGACGTCGATCCAGTAGTTGAGGTTGGTGAACCGGGTCGACGACGTCGACATGACCAGCGCCTTGCCTACGTCCTCGACCGTGACGCCGCTCAACCCCGCCTTCTCGCGGTCGATCTCGATCTCGACGGTGGGGTAGTCGAGCGTCTGCTCGAACTGGATGTCGCGGAGCGAGGGGATGTTCTTCATCTCGCCGGCGATCTTCTCGGCATGCTGGCGGATCAGTTTCATGTCGGTGCCGACGACCCGGACCGAGATCGGCGTCATGGCGCCGAAGCTCATGACCGAGGTCACGATGTCGCCCGGCTCGAAGCCGAAAGTCGACGTCTTGGCCTGCCGCTCGGCGTCCACCTTGCTGAGCCCGCCTTTCTCCAGCCGCTGTGCCAGCCACGGCACCACCCGCTCGGGGAGGATCGTCCGGAGCCGCTCACGGAACTCGGCGAGCTTGATTCCACTCTCCTCGTTGAGCGCGATCCGCAACTGGCCGTCGTCAGGCCCTCGCATGAACAGAAGCATGTTGTCGATGCCGAAGTTCGGGGCCACCTGACCGACGTATCCCATGCTGATGTCGATGTTCTCGGGCTTCGCCTCCTTCTCGATCTCCTCTAGGCACTTCACCGCCATCTCCCGGGTCAGTTCGAAGCTCGAACCCGGCGGCGGCCGGAACCGGAGCACGAACTGCCCCGAGTCGATCTGCGGGAACAGCTCGGTGCCGACCTGCATCCCCAGGAGCCAGAGGGCCAATACGCAGCAACCGAGGTAGATCGGCACCACGAGGTACCGCAGGTGGACGAGCCAGCCCACTCCCTTCGTATAATGCTTGAGGAATCGGTCGAACAGCCCCGGTTTGGCGTTAGCGTCGTGAGCGTGCCCCGAGTGCTTGATCAAGGCCACGCAGAGGATCGGCACGAACGTGCTCGACAGCAAATACGACGCGATCATCGCGAAACCGACGCCCAGGGTCAGCGGCATGAACAGCGACCGAAGCGGATCGCCCATGATGAACGCCGGTATGAACACCGACAAGATGCAGAGCAGGGCCAGAAGTCGCGGCACCGCCGTGGCGTTGCTCGCGTGCAGCACCGCCGTGGCCACCTTGTCGGTGTGTCCCATCTGCACGTGCACGTTCTCGATCGTCACGGTCGCCTCGTCGACGAGAATGCCGATCGCGAGCGCCATGCCGCCCAGCGACATGATGTTGATCGTGTTTCCCGTGATCCAGAGGCCGAACAACGAGCCGAGCAAAGCGAGCGGGATGTTCGAGACGACCACGACCACGCTGCGGAGGTCGCCGAGGAACAAGAGGATCATCAAACCCGTCAGACCGGCACCGATCAGGCCTTCGGTGGCGACGCTCTCGACCGCCGCCACCACGGTGGGCGACTCGTCGAACTCGAAACTGATTTTGACGTCCTTGGGCACCACGTCGCGAAACAGCTGCATCGACTTGTGAATGTCGGCCACGACGTTTAAGGTCGACGCCGTGTCCTTCTTGATGATCGGCAGATAGACCGACTTCTTGCCGTTGACGAGCGCGTACCCGTACGTGATGTCGACGTCGTCCTGAAACGTGGCCACGTCGCGCAGATAGACGTTCTTCTCAAGCCGGAGCGGGATGTTGCCCAGCTTCTTGATGTCGACCACTGTCGAATTGTTGGCGACGACCGGCATCGCGTCTTTTATATAGACGTTTCCGGATGGAACGACGATGTTCCCCGCCGCGAGCGCGTCGCTGATCTGCTGCGGCGTCAGGTTGTAGTCACGGAGCTTGTCGGGGTTGACGTTGACGAGGATCGACCGCATGTTCGGCCCGAACGGCGAGATCGCGACGGTGCCGGGAACGTATTTCTGAACCAACGGCCGGATGATGTTCTGCGCCAGGTCGCCCATCATGCCGAGCGAGGTCTTCTCGCTCTCGAAGACCAGATAGCCGACCGGGACGCTGCCGGCGTCCATCCGCATGATCATCGGCGGCAACGTGCCCTTCGGCATCCACGACATCGCCCGGTCGGACATCGCCACGACCTGCGCCATCGCCTGCCCCATGTCGGTGCCGGGGAAGAACGACAGGTCGCACAACGCGACCTGCTGGATGTTTCGCGAGTTGATGTCGCGAATCCCGTCGACGTACTGAAAATACAGCTCGAGCTGGTTGACGATGAAGCCTTCCATCTGGTCGGGGCTCATGCCGACGTAATCGAGAAACACGTAAATCTTCGGGGTGTTCATCGTGGGGAAGATGTCCACCCGCATCCGGTTGAACGCCAGGGCGCCGCCGCTGATCAGGGCCACGACCATCATCAGAGTCGTGACGGGTCGACGCATCGCGAATACGCTTGGATTCATGTCCCAATACTCCGGTCGATTCCTGGCGGGCCCGACATCGAGACTTCGTATGGAAGTCCCAGGCCAAAGACGCTTAAAAACCTAATTCCCTGCCGTGATGCGGCCCTGAACCCGCGACGCCGGACGCCGAAGCTCCGGTTCACCAATTACCGCATGTCAACATCATTTCAACCGCCGCCACGTAACGCGGCGGGGTTTCGTGGAACGGCTTTCTCTCCCGAGTCGCTCCGACCAATTGGGAATGGACGAGGCGTCGAAAGCGCCCGTCAGGCGCAAAGCCGGGGACGAGGGGAGGCGCTCGACACGTCGAATACACAACGGCGACGCCTGGGACCGTGATGGAATTCACGTCCATCGCATGTCGCGAGCCGTGGGCTCGCCATGGTCAAGTTCTCGTCCGTTGCGACGGTTGAAAGCTTACTACCGGAGCGTCGATTCGCGTCGCCTGGGCCGGTTCAGCGCAACGCGCCAAGGGAATGGGCGAGGCTGACTCGCCTTCAAGGCGCGCGTCGACGCGGGGCGTGGGTTGGGCTCAACAGCGGAGCGGGTGAATCGCGCGAATGAGGCCGGAGACGGCCGAAGCCCGAACGGGCTCGGAAGAGACGGCGGGAGATGGGATGAATACGAAGTAGGAGGCCGAATCCGCCACCCCGTTTCGTTCGTCCTTACCCTCATCCTCTGAGGAAATCGCCTTGACCCGGAGCGGCGACGACGGAACCGACTTCGCAGTCGTCTGGCTCGAAGCGGACGCAGGAAGGACGAAGTCGAGACGGATACAATCGGGGCGGAGCGAACAGGCGATCGTGCCAGTCGACCGAATCGGCGAAACGATCACAGCCGCCACCAGTGCGACTGTGGACGCAACGCAGACAATTCGGTTAAGCACGTTTCGGCTCGCCATCAGCCCTCGGCCCCCTCGTCTCATTAAAGAACACCAAGATTGTACAGGCTTAAGAATCGATGTCAAGTTCTCGTCGAGACAAGGCCTCACATGCGATAGCTCTTCAATTTTTGCCCGAATTCGCATGCCTGGGAGGCCGCCGACAGGGCAATCTCGGGGCTCTGCGACGCACCTTAGAAGGACTGCTTGCACAATTCCGGGTCAACGCGTAACGCCCCGCCGCTCACGGGACCGATGGAAGAAAGCGGCGCTTTCGCGACCTGTTTCGAGCACAACAATCGCCCCAGGCGATCGCGACGACGTCGACGCGGGCGTCATTTCTCGTCGAGGTTCCGCTTCAGCTTCTCGGTCATCTGATCGATGGTGAAGGTGGCGGCCTTCTGTCTGGGGGGGAACTCCTTGAACGTGGCCAGGAACTTCGCCACTTCTTCCTGCGCGACGAAGATCAGATACGGCTGGGAGATGAGCCAGTCGTAATACGTGTTGGACGTCACGTCGGCCCGCTCGTAGGGATCGGCGCGGAGGTCGAAGAGCTTGGGAAGTCGCAACGACGTGAACGGCTCGGCCCAGATCCGCATCGTGCCGGGGGCGCGCTGTTCGAGGAACACGACCTTCCAGTTCTCGTGACGCATGGCGACGAGTTCGCCGTCGTCGTTGAAGTAGAAGAACTGCTTGCGGGCGCTCCGCTCTTGCTCGCCGGTCAGGTACGGGAGCTGATTGTAGCCGTCCAGGTGGACCTTGAAGGTCTTGCCGGCGGCCTCGTGTCCCTTGAGCAGCTTCTCCTTCACGTCGGGTTCGCCGGCGGCGGCCAGGAACGTCGGCAGCCAGTCGAGCCCGCTGACGATCTCGTTCGAGACCGCCCCGGCCTTGATCTTGCCCGGCCACCGGATCATGCAAGGGACGCGAAACGCCCCCTCCCAGTTGGTATCCTTCTCGCTGCGGAACGGGGTCGTGGCGCCGTCGGGCCACGAATTGGCGTGAGGGCCGTTGTCGGTCGTGTAGAGGACGATCGTGTCGTCGGCGATCTCAAGATCGTCGAGCGCCTTGAGAATCTGGCCGACGTGGCCGTCGTGCTCGACCATGCCGTCGGCGTACTCGGTCTTCGCGGTCAGGCCGACGGGGCTGCGACGGTCGGCTTTAACGTGCGTCCGCAGATGCATCCTGGTGGTGTTGAACCAGCAGAAGAACGGCTTCCCGGCCTTCGACTGGCGCTGGATGTAATCGACGGCGGCGGCCGACGTCTCGTCGTCGATCGTCTCCATCCGCTTCTTGGTGAGCGGTCCGGTGTCCTCGATCTTGCCGCCGGCCGTTGATCGGATCACGCCGCGAGGGCCGTACTTCTTGCGGAACGCGGGATCACGCGGGTAGGTCCGTTGCTCGGGCTCCTCTTCAGCGTTGAGGTGGTAGAGATTGCCGAAAAATTCGTCGAAGCCGTGGGCCGTGGGCAGGTACTCGTCACGATCGCCCAGGTGATTCTTGCCGAACTGACCGGTCGCATAGCCCTGGTTCTTGAGCAGCTCGGCGATCGTGCAGTCTTCCTTCCGGAGCCCGACCGTCGCGTTGGGGACGCCGACCTTGCTCAGACCGGTTCGAAACGTGGCCTGACCGGTGATGAACGACGACCGGCCTGCGGTGCAGCTCTGCTCGGCGTAGTAGTCAGTGAAGATCATGCCTTCGCGCGCGATCCGATCGATGTTCGGCGTGCGATAGCCCATCACGCCCATCGAGTAGGCGCTCAGGTTCGTCTGGCCGATATCGTCGCCGAAAATGACCAGGATGTTCGGTTTCTTCCCGGTGCTCGCGGCGTGAACCGCGGTCGGCTCGCCTCCGGGGGCGGCCGGGGACGGGCGTGTGGGCGCTTCGGGGTTGATCGCCGAGGCGTCGGCGCGGCGAGGCGTCGCGCCCAGGTTCCCGGTCGCCGCGACGTAGCCGAGCAACGCCCCGAGAGCCACGGGGGCGAGGGACGTCAAATTACCGCATTTCAGTATATTGATCATCCTTCGAGGTCGCCTGAGGTTGTGCCGATGGATTCCAAGCCGGCGGCACGTCGCCGGGGCCGTCGGCTCACGATCGTCTGCATGATCCTAGAACACCGGAAGCCGTCCCACCAGGCGCCCGCCCGCCAACCCCGGAGAGGCACTGATGACACGAACCACCCGATTCCACGAATGTTTAACACCCCGTTATTGGTAACGGCGCCGGGGCTCAGTCAGCGTGTGGTTTCCCCTGATCAGGTTCGTCCGGCGAAGCGGGCGCGATTTGCCGGCGCAATGCGCGGATCTCGCGCTGAAGATCGAGGATCATCGCGTCGCGCAGTCGCTCCTTCGCCGCCCCGACCGCCGGTCGGAACCTTGAGAAGCCGACCGCCAGAGCAAGGGGCCAGGTCACGGAGGCGAGGCAATAAATCACGCCGACCGTCACCGACAATGGATTTGCATTCTTGGACCAGGGGTCGAAGTCGCCGAGGATTGCGCTCCCGCCGACGAACATCAGCATGAGGGCCACGGCGAATGACGCGGCGCCGACGTAGGCCGCAAGCTGTTCCTTGCGTTCGGCGGCTGTCAGGGCATTCTCGAGGTTCATGCGATAGTCCTTATATTGGGAATCGCTCAGGGATTCGTCCTGCTGGAGAAGTTGCGACGTGAAGCGACGGGTGTGATGCGAGTCAGCCATCGAGCAGCTCCTCGATACGGAGACGAAGCGCGAGCTTCGCGTAATGTAGACGAGACTTCACAGTGCCGGGACCGCAATCGACGACCTCGGCGATCTCTTCGATCGACATATCTTCGATAAAGCGGAGCGTGAGCACGCGACGATGGTCGACGGACAGATCGCGCAGCGCGACATGAACCAGCTCGGCATTCTCGAACGCCGAGTCGTCCAGGCTCGAGGCGTCCAGCGGCTGACCTGCGGCCGTCTCCTCGAACAGCACAGGTCGCCTGGTCTTCCTCCGCAGCTCCGTGACGGCCTGGTCGTGGGCGATCCGATACAACCAGACGCGAAAAGCGGCCGGAGATTGAAGTCGTCGCAATCTTCGATGTACGATCAGCCAGACGGACTGGATAAGATCGAGAGCGCCGTCGGGTTCGCCGAGAATCCTGCGGATGAAGTAGTGCAGCCGCTTGTCGTAACGATCCACGAGCCTGCCGAACGCGTCGCGGTCGCCCTGCTGGGCGAGCAGGACCGTCAGCCGCTCCTCGATTCGATCCAGGTCGTCCGTCAATGGCGTCGTCCGACGGTTCGAGAGTGCGGAGGCTCGTACTCGGGCCGTCTTGATCGATCGAGCGCTCAAGTCCCGCACCATTCAGTCGACGCGGCGTCGCGCGGGGTTCAATCGGTCGGCGACTTTTTTCCGAAAAGGTTGGGCGAGCGTGAGCCTTCGGCCCGACGAGCGGCCGGGATGAACCCAGGGGTCTTGAATCGTGTCCAGAGCCTTGGCCGCGCAGCGGGGGCGTTCCCGCGCGGCCGTTGGGCCTCGTCGTCGATCTGGAGTGAGAACATGTTCGTCCCCGCCTCGTTCGCCGAGACCGATACGGCCAAGCTGCACGAGTTCATGCGGCGGTACAGCTTCGCCGTCTTGACGACGCACGGAGCGGACGGCCTGACGGCCAATCATCTGCCGTTGCTGCTCGACGCCGAAGCCGGGCCGCGGGGCCGGCTGTTCGGGCACATGGCCCGGGCTAATCCGCAGTGGCGACAGGCCGGAGGCGAGGCGCTCGCGGTCTTTTCCGGGCCGCACACGTACGTTTCGCCGACGTGGTACGAGGAGGAGGGGACCGTGCCGACGTGGAACTACGTCGCCGTCCATGCGTACGGCCGGTTCCAGATCGTCGAGGACGACGACGAGCTGCTGGAGATCCTACGGCGGTCGGTCGCGACCTACGAGAGCACGATGCCGGCCCCATGGTCGTTCGACGACTCGGCGGCGTCGGTCCGAGGCCAGCTCAAGGCGATCGTCGGCTTCCACGTCGAGATCACGCGACTGGAGGGCAAGTGGAAGCTCAACCAGAACCATCCCGAGCGCCGCCGCCGGCGCGTGGCGGAGGAGCTCGAGTCCCGCGACGACGCCGATTCCGTCGCCATCGCCGAACTCATGCGTCAGAGCCTGGAGTGACCGCGTACCGGGGGGTGGGGCGGAGTCAACCGGCGGGGACTTCCTCGGGGATGTTGTCGTTGGCGTAGACGTTCTGGACGTCGTCGTTATCGTCGAGGAGGTCTTTAAGCTTGAGCATCTTCTTGCCAGCGTCAGCGTCGAGGTTGACGTAGGTGGCGGGGATGTAGCTCGTCTCGGCGCTCTCGGTCGGGATCTGGGCGTCTTCAAGCGCCTTGCGAACCACCTCGAACTGTTTATGGTCGCAGGTGACCTCGAAGTAGCCTTCGACGAGCTCGACGTCGTCGGCGCCGGCTTCGAGCGCGACTTCCATCAGTCGGTCTTCGGTCGCGTGCTGGGGATCGACGATGAACAGCCCCTTGAACGCGAACAGGTAGCTCACGCAGCCGGTCGCGCCCAGGTTGCCGCCGGCGGCTTCGAACGCGCGGCGAAGCTCGCCCGCGGTGCGGTTGCGGTTGTCGGTCAGCACCTCGCAGAGCACGGCGACGCCCGAAGGGCCGTAGCCTTCGTAGACGATCTCTTCAAAGTTTTCGCCGCCCAGCTCGCCGGTGGCCTTCTTGATCGACCGCTCGATGTTGTCCTTGGGGCAACTGACCGACCGCGCCTTGTCGATCGCGTATCGCAACCGAAGATTAGCGGTGGGGTCGCCGCCGCCGGTGCGCGCGGCCACGTAGATGGCCCGGCAGAGTTTGCTGAACAGCTTGCCGCGCTTGGCGTCCACAAGTCCTTTGCGGTGGGCGATGTTTGAGGAGTGGGAATGTCCTGCCATCTCGTGTCTCAGCTCCTGAAATCCGGCCGATGGGTGTCGTCGACTTCGATGAGGAATCGGGGCGGGTCGACCGGGTTGCGCGACTCCGGGAGAGTCGACGAGGGCCCTCTGGACGAACACGTCCGCCGCCCCGGAGAGGCCGCCGCCGCTTCGTACGGTTTGATTCAAGGGGTGCGGCGCGTGGAGGCTTTAGGCGCTGGATCGAGCGCGCCCAGCGAGCCGAGCTTCTTGCGGATCTCGGCCAGGCGTTTGTCGGGCGGGACGCTCTTGGCGGCGGCCTTTTCGGCTTCCTGCCACAGGGACTTGGCTTTCTCCATGTCCTGGAGCTGGAGGTAGACGTCTCCCAGATGCTCGGGAAGAGTGGCGTCGGGCGGGACGATGCCCCGCTTCTCCATCTGCTTGTGCAGCTCGATGGCTTTCTCAAGCGGCTCGACCGCGTCCTTGATTTTACCTCTCTTGAACAAGACCCAGCCCAGGCTGTCGAGATAAGCGTAGTTCTCGGGGTCTTCCTTGAGGGCCTTGCGGATCATGTTCTCCGCCTTCTCAAGGTTCTTGCCCTGCTCGGCGTAGAGATAGCCCAGGTCGTTGTTCACGCCCGCGTCCTCGGGGAACCGCTGGAGCGCCGTTTCCAGCTCGGCCTCGCCCTTGGCGTAGTCGCCCTGGTTGACGTAGATGACCGAGAGACTGCTGTGGATCAGCTTCGCGACGTCGTCCTTGGAACCGTACCGCGTGAGCATGTCTTGGAACAGCTTGACGGCCTGCTCGTTGCGTCCGAACTTGGTCAGCAACCCGCCGAGCCGGAACTCGTACATCGGATTGCCGGTCTCGTTCTTGATGATCTTTTCGAGGATCGGGACGGCCTCGTCGAGCTTGCCGAGATCGCCCAGGAGGTCGGCGAGCTGCGACTGGCTCTCGGAATCGTTGGGCTCGAGAGCGACGGCCTTGCGGGCCGTTTCGAGGGCCTTTTCGGCCTTGTCCGCGCGGCGATAGAAGCTCGACAGGACGCTCAGGTAGCGCGGGTTCTTCTCGGTCGGGTACTTCTCCATCATCAGTTCGAGCGTCGCGGCGGCCTCGCCGTACTGATCCATCCGCTGCTGGGTGTCGGCGATTTCGAGATAGATCTTGGGGTTGGGCGTCTGATCGAGCATCAGCCGCTGGAGCTTGAGCAGGCGTTCGAGCCGCGACTCCTTGCGCGAGCCGCGGTCGGGGTTGGCGATGATGCTCAGGACGGTGAAGGCCGCCTGCGGCAGGCTCGGGGGCTTGGCCGAGAGCTGCTTCAGGCCCTCGTCGAGCATCTCCTCGGAAAGCGAGTCGTCGCTTGCGGCGGCCTGGAGCTGGGGCATGACGGCCTCTAATCCCCGCGGGCGACCGACGGCCTCGCAGATCACCCTGAGGAGGTCGCCCGCCTTGCGCCGCTTCAAGAGCGACGCGGCCAGGGCCCGGTAGGTCTCCGGCGTCGGCTGGGTGGCAAGCAGGGACTTGTACAGCTCCTCGGCCTTGTCAACCTGGCCGGTCTCGCGATAGCGGTCGGCCAGCACGTATTGCAGCGGCACGTTCTTGGAGTCGCTCTTGGCGGCCGCTTCGAGCCGGGGCGTGATCTGGTCTTCCTGCTTCAGCTCCTTGAGCACCTTGGACAGCAGCTCATAGGCTTCCACGCCCTGCGGCTGCCGCTTGATGTAGCGATCGACGAGAGCCAGCGCCTGCGGTCCCTTGTTGGCCTTCAGCAGGGTGTCCGCCAAGAGCAAGGGGATCTGCGAACTCTCCTCGTCGTAGACCAGCCCGCGCTCGAGCGCCTTGATCGCCAGGTCTTCGCGCTTGGCCGCAAGGAAGACGACGCCGAAGTCCACGTACGTCTTGGCCGGCTCGTTGCCGAGGATGCGTTGCACATCGCTGGGAGACAGGCGGTTGGCGGCCTTGTCGTCGAGTTCCGCCATGAGCAGGGCGTAGGCGTCAGCCGCCTTGTCGACCTGGGAGAGCGGCCCCGAATAGAGCCGTCCCAGCTCAAGCTGCGCCACCAGGCGGCCCGGCGCGTGCGGTTCGAGCTTGGGATTGGCCAGGACCTCTTTCAAAAGCGCCTCGCAAGCCACGTAATCCTTCTTCTGCGTGTAGAACTCGAACAGCCGCTCCAGGGTGTCGGTGTCGCTGGGCTCGGCGGCCAGGGCGATCTTGCCGTATTTGACGGCGTCGTCGGGGCGGCCCAGCGTACCCACGTAGAGCCGGCTCAGCCGCCGGGCGATCGCGACCGACTCGGGGTCGAGCTTGAACGCCTCTTCCAACACCTTCGCCGCTTCCGTGAACGACCGCCGATCCTCGAGCGCCCGGGCCGTCGTGAACAGGCGGATCGACTCGGTCCGCTTGCGGTCCTCGACGGTCTGCGGATTTTTCGGAACGAACGGCTTCGGCGGGTCGTCGCCAGGCAGGTTGAAAACGGCCGAGACATCGGGCTTGGGCTTCGGCTGCTCAGCCGCTGCGTCCGGCTTGGGCGCCGAGGGCTCCTGGGCGATCGCGGCGCCAGTCGTCAAGGTGAACAGCGTGATCGCCGGCAGCATCGTGCTGATGCGGAAG contains:
- a CDS encoding tetratricopeptide repeat protein codes for the protein MVGPIRWFRAFRISTMLPAITLFTLTTGAAIAQEPSAPKPDAAAEQPKPKPDVSAVFNLPGDDPPKPFVPKNPQTVEDRKRTESIRLFTTARALEDRRSFTEAAKVLEEAFKLDPESVAIARRLSRLYVGTLGRPDDAVKYGKIALAAEPSDTDTLERLFEFYTQKKDYVACEALLKEVLANPKLEPHAPGRLVAQLELGRLYSGPLSQVDKAADAYALLMAELDDKAANRLSPSDVQRILGNEPAKTYVDFGVVFLAAKREDLAIKALERGLVYDEESSQIPLLLADTLLKANKGPQALALVDRYIKRQPQGVEAYELLSKVLKELKQEDQITPRLEAAAKSDSKNVPLQYVLADRYRETGQVDKAEELYKSLLATQPTPETYRALAASLLKRRKAGDLLRVICEAVGRPRGLEAVMPQLQAAASDDSLSEEMLDEGLKQLSAKPPSLPQAAFTVLSIIANPDRGSRKESRLERLLKLQRLMLDQTPNPKIYLEIADTQQRMDQYGEAAATLELMMEKYPTEKNPRYLSVLSSFYRRADKAEKALETARKAVALEPNDSESQSQLADLLGDLGKLDEAVPILEKIIKNETGNPMYEFRLGGLLTKFGRNEQAVKLFQDMLTRYGSKDDVAKLIHSSLSVIYVNQGDYAKGEAELETALQRFPEDAGVNNDLGYLYAEQGKNLEKAENMIRKALKEDPENYAYLDSLGWVLFKRGKIKDAVEPLEKAIELHKQMEKRGIVPPDATLPEHLGDVYLQLQDMEKAKSLWQEAEKAAAKSVPPDKRLAEIRKKLGSLGALDPAPKASTRRTP